The genomic window TTCAGAAACACATATTCTGTTAACGAGTTGGATAGGTACAGTCTTATGCACAACAAATTTCTTTCAGTTTTCAAACCCTTGTGTAAGTCTCTGGTGCTCGCTGGACTCATACTGGCTCTGGTGTTCTCCCAGGCTCCAGGGGCATTGGCAGCCCGGTCGGGGGGCGAGTTTCGGGAGGGTCTTTCCGAGCGCCCAGTCGTACTTATAGTGCCCCCCGTACTAACTATGCCCCCCGGCAGCAGCCCTCTTCTGGTTACGGGTTTGGGGGTGGCTTTGGGTTCCCGTTCCTGATTCCCTTCTTTGGGTTTGGGGGGGGGATGGGCAGCTTATTTGGTGTGTTCATCTTCTTGGCGATCGCCAACTTTTTGGTACAAGCCTTTCGCAGATCCCAATCAGGAGAAGGTTCTGAGATGGAGGGTTACAGCGATAACCCCACCGTTTCGGTTTCCCAAGTACAGGTGGGTCTGCTGGCTGGGGCACGGGAATTACAAATCGATCTAGAAAAGATGGCAAGAGCCGCCAATACCAACTCCTCTGAAGGATTGGTAAAAGTGCTTCAAGAAACCACCCTGGCGCTGCTGCGCCACCCTGAGTTCTGGGCCTATGCCGGAGCCGAAACTCAACAAACCAAGCTACAAGCAGCAGAAACCCAATTTAACCGTTATTCCCTGGCTGCCCGCAGCAAGATTGCTGCTGAAACCCTTTCCAATGTCAACAACCAGTTAGAGGATAAAAGTTCTAGCACGGCGCTGCTCAATCCCAATGCCAGTGCTGCCCTTGCCGAGGCTCCCGGTGAATATATTGTCGTAACGGTATTGGTGGGAGCATTAGGGAAGCTGGCCCTACCGGAGGTCAAAAATACCGATGATCTGCGACGGACTTTAACCCTGTTAGGGGGAGTTGGCAGTGAGCAACTGCTTGCGGTGGAGGTGATGTGGTCACCGGAAGCCCAAGGTGATGTGCTGACATCTGATGATCTACTGGCGGATTATCCGAGCTTACGGCTGATTTAGTGCTGAGTTTGAGATTATCTCAGCTCTCACCCCCTTTGTTGAAACTTCGCGGCGATATTTCTCCCCCCCAAAGCAAGGGCAGCCAATCTAGCTTTGTCCTCCCCCCCTGATGGAGAGATCTAGAGTGAGGGATTCTAGGAAAGTGCGATCGCCCCCAACCATCCCTCGACGGTGCCTGGGCGATCTCCTACCACGACGCTCAATGCGATCGCAAATCTCCTAGGGTAAACCAACATCCATCAACGTTGGTGGCATCTATTAGGTTGGATCTTCAAGCTTGAAACGATCGCACGAAAAAACGAGACATGAAATATATTGAGTGCTCTCTGCTGTTGGGTTTCCAGGACTCAACTCAATCTACGGCGAGGGGCGATCGCACTGAGTAAATAATACCGATAATTTAATCAGCCTCACGCACTTGCTGAAGAAACTGTCGAGCCATCTCATAAAAATTTTGATAATTACTTGTGCTTTCAAATGCTTTTTTTGGAATAGTATATGCCTGATTATTGTTGAGGATAATCAGTAAATGATTTGGCAATTCTTGCAGACGTTTTACACTAATCCACCTATGACGGGTTTCATTGACTGAAGTTCTTTCAATGAGTTGAGTAGGTGTTATTTGAATTGTATGTTCACATAAAATCCCGCTGGTTCCATCCTTTGGCAGGTTAACTCGAAAAAATAGCAAGGAAACGAAATACATAAACAAATTGAAACCCACAATACAGATACCTAGAGTTAGAATTCCCACAACGATCTCAAGCCATAATGCTTCTTCGATCTTCATGAGAGTCTGTATTATCGTAATCGTGAACAAAGTATAGGCAAATAATTTAGTTAAATTATTTGCCTTATTGGTTTTATAACTATATCGGTGGGTTGCAAAAAGATCACTAACTTCTAGCTGATAGGTAATTTCTGCTTCCATTTTACGGAGTCCATAACCTGATTGACTGAACAAAAGTCCGAGACCCTCACCCTAAATCCATCTCCCAGAGTCGGAGGTTCTTATGAGGGAGCAGAGATCTATCAGCCAATCAGGTGTCTAATGGCCTGCTTGTCACCGGACAGCAACAGTATTTTACTCAAAACAATGACCTGATGTGCTTAGAAGTGAAAAAAAAACGCCAGGAAGTTACCCTGGCTTTTTTCCTTGTCAACACAATTTGCTAAGGTGAAAACACAGCCTCTCTGGTAAAGGTCATGGTCAACACCGCCATTCAGCGCCTGACGTTTGAGGAATACCTCGCCTATGACGATGGTACAGGCAACCATTATGAATTTGTTGACAGACATCTGATCCTGATGGATCCCCCTAGAATCGAACATTTCTTAATTTCCAAATTACTTGAGCAGCAGTTCGATGCAGAGATCCAGCGGATGGCCTTATCCTGGCTCACCTTTCGAGAAGCAGGGATTAGAACCGGATATAACAAGTCCAGACTAACTGATTTATGTCTAGTCACGAAAGAGCAGGCACAAGACTTATTGGGGCAATCTGCTGTCTTTCAAACAGCACCGCTGCTAGTTGTCGAGGTAGTGAGTCCAGAGTCGATCTCCCGAGATTATCACTACAAGCGCTCTGAATATGCAGCTTTGCATGTACCAGACTATTGGATTGTGGATCCACTGGAGGCAAAAGTGACAGTTTTGCGGTGGGAAGAGGGACTGTATGAGGAAAG from Neosynechococcus sphagnicola sy1 includes these protein-coding regions:
- a CDS encoding Uma2 family endonuclease is translated as MVNTAIQRLTFEEYLAYDDGTGNHYEFVDRHLILMDPPRIEHFLISKLLEQQFDAEIQRMALSWLTFREAGIRTGYNKSRLTDLCLVTKEQAQDLLGQSAVFQTAPLLVVEVVSPESISRDYHYKRSEYAALHVPDYWIVDPLEAKVTVLRWEEGLYEESVFIGNQAVASPTFPKLQHFSQLLGTIAAMGKIVS
- a CDS encoding DUF1517 domain-containing protein — its product is MGSLFGVFIFLAIANFLVQAFRRSQSGEGSEMEGYSDNPTVSVSQVQVGLLAGARELQIDLEKMARAANTNSSEGLVKVLQETTLALLRHPEFWAYAGAETQQTKLQAAETQFNRYSLAARSKIAAETLSNVNNQLEDKSSSTALLNPNASAALAEAPGEYIVVTVLVGALGKLALPEVKNTDDLRRTLTLLGGVGSEQLLAVEVMWSPEAQGDVLTSDDLLADYPSLRLI
- a CDS encoding YcxB family protein, which codes for MEAEITYQLEVSDLFATHRYSYKTNKANNLTKLFAYTLFTITIIQTLMKIEEALWLEIVVGILTLGICIVGFNLFMYFVSLLFFRVNLPKDGTSGILCEHTIQITPTQLIERTSVNETRHRWISVKRLQELPNHLLIILNNNQAYTIPKKAFESTSNYQNFYEMARQFLQQVREAD